The following are encoded together in the Heterodontus francisci isolate sHetFra1 unplaced genomic scaffold, sHetFra1.hap1 HAP1_SCAFFOLD_43, whole genome shotgun sequence genome:
- the LOC137364959 gene encoding histone H2A-like — translation MSGRGKTGGKARAKAKSRSSRAGLQFPVGRVHRLLRKGNYAERVGAGAPVYLAAVLEYLTAEILELAGNAARDNKKTRIIPRHLQLAVRNDEELNMLLGGVTIAQGGVLPNIQAVLLPKKTSAQSSQKK, via the coding sequence atgtctggaagaggaaagaccggcggcaaagctcgggccaaggccaagtctcgctcctcccgggctggactgcagttcccggtgggccgtgttcacaggctcctgagaaagggcaactatgctgagcgtgtgggtgctggagccccggtctatctggctgctgtgctcgagtatctgaccgctgaaatcctcgaactcgccggtaacgcggcccgggacaacaagaagacccgcatcatccccaggcacctgcagctggccgtccgcaacgacgaggagctcaacatgctgctgggaggggtgaccatcgctcagggcggggtgctgcctaatatccaggccgtgctgttgcccaagaaaaccagcgctcagagctcccagaaaaagtaa